The Euwallacea fornicatus isolate EFF26 chromosome 3, ASM4011564v1, whole genome shotgun sequence genome has a segment encoding these proteins:
- the LOC136350765 gene encoding amyloid-beta A4 precursor protein-binding family A member 2-like isoform X8, translating into MTSLTLPLDNIDVSENTEQISKLFPKCRPRSDINLNPILASSKEYDCIDNTSTSTCTVMNAHDENDRWIADSSCKISRDNNSPRYSPDDDCISEHKSSSGTYKLRDSRIIEIAGGRELYSQSRTKAVRKSRSSQYLGEDGEKKTQRLSMKQQGVWELRGKNNEAKKVANPREYTETVFSSEVRLMTHGQESQSSSDQQPSPTNMPYSEDVVVFDDIGDNWNSDNEKQHEHLKSDQSDFTATHTYDSNSIDNDKVTKVIGNLPIAVYEGSPKRYGPRQTGTNNSHMQLPSAQSLLASPSVYPPRPGFPQRIVTSPSPSEREHNIENNSYNQKRNSSPPSTNTTFDYLYEFSETRKVLEEFFKCPPEEENRLGSEFQDLEYELRRQASESGNSYVGKRLAKGLGSEPDFCMRIDSPAKCFTLSNAPLQDNDFQEHENNFLDLSIGTGSSGDLGETEVGLQVGHSRNFTLSPETTDCDSNCGDLDSEVSLMLMENDLAPSGGLLGSNTDLTVPGDTLRLYSSMPVLEDGLSSGHASDTDNNNPTVMLMKRQITEIEREINQGVGKVKPSTKPSENGVSPQSESIPKSPTDISNCVNSFDEPLTLSQTDSIEKTPPPPAPAPHRMIAGAEKTNDVEAAIKDIRLTLQRTKTLPLQRHPGEECEENGTSPVWVPSHFRQRGLSTTSADSERKGVNSGPDDEENDTDLETDRLLGQQRTDDQGFYDEKDKDKKKGRSKEVLIEGVLFRARYLGSTQLVCEGQPTKTTRMMQAEEAVSRIKAPDGETQPSTEVDLFISTEKIMVLNTDLKEIMMDHALRTISYIADIGDLVVLMARRRFIPHEVDDAPKINRTPKMICHVFESEEAQFIAQSIGQAFQVAYMEFLKANGIEDHSFVKEMDYQEVLNSQEIFGDELQMFAKKEMQKEVVVPKAKGEILGVVIVESGWGSMLPTVVIANLAPAGAAARCGQLNIGDQIIAINGVSLVGLPLSTCQNYIKNSKNQTVVKLTVVPCAPVVEVKIKRPDTKYQLGFSVQNGVICSLLRGGIAERGGVRVGHRIIEINNQSVVAVPHEKIVNLLATSVGEILMKTMPTSMFRLLTGQENPVYI; encoded by the exons ATGACCAGCCTGACTCTGCCCCTGGATAATATTGATGTGAGTGAAAATACTGAGCAAATTAGTAAATTGTTCCCTAAGTGCAGGCCCAGGagtgatattaatttaaatcccATTCTTGCTTCGTCGAAGGAATATGATTGTATTGACAATACATCTACAAGCACTTGCACTGTAATGAATGCCCATGATGAAAATGATAG ATGGATAGCAGATAGTTCCTGTAAAATTAGTAGAGACAATAACTCTCCAAGATACTCCCCAGATGATGATTGTATATCAGAGCACAAGTCATCTAGTGGCACTTATAAATTAAGAGACTCTAG gatAATTGAAATAGCAGGTGGTAGAGAATTGTACTCTCAAAGTAGAACAAAAGCTGTAAGAAAGTCTAGAAGTAGTCAATATTTAGGTGAGGATGGAGAAAAGAAAACACAAAGATTATCAATGAAGCAACAAGGAGTATGGGAATTacgtggaaaaaataatgaagccaaaaag gTTGCGAATCCTCGTGAGTATACAGAAACGGTATTCTCATCTGAAGTGCGTCTTATGACGCATGGTCAGGAATCTCAAAGCTCGTCTGATCAGCAACCAAGTCCTACAAACATGCCCTATTCTGAAGATGTTGTAGTGTTTGATGATATAGGTGATAATTGGAATAGCGATAATGAAAAGCAGCATGAACATCTTAAATCAGATCAAAGTGATTTCACTGCCACTCATACATATGATTCAAATAGCATTGACAATGATAAAGTAACTAAG GTAATTGGTAATTTGCCAATAGCCGTGTATGAAGGCTCTCCTAAAAGGTATGGGCCAAGACAAACGGGGACTAATAATTCCCACATGCAGTTGCCTAGTGCACAGAGTTTACTTGCTTCCCCAAGTGTGTATCCTCCAAGACCTGGATTTCCTCAAAGAATTGTAACTAGTCCTAGTCCAAGTGAAAGGGAGcacaatattgaaaataattcttatAAT CAGAAACGAAATAGTTCTCCACCATCGACAAATACGACATTCGATTATTTATATGAATTCTCAGAAACCAGAAAGGTTttggaagaattttttaaatgtccccCCGAAGAAGAGAATAGACTTGGAAGCGAATTTCAGGATTTAGAATACGAGTTAAGAAGACAGGCAAGTGAATCTGGAAATTCATATGTAGGAAAAAGATTAGCTAAAGGTCTCGGCAGTGAACCCGATTTTTGCATGCGAATTGATTCACCTGCGAAATGTTTTACGTTATCCAATGCTCCCTTGCAG GATAATGATTTTCAAGAgcatgaaaacaattttcttgatCTTTCAATCGGTACGGGTTCTAGTGGTGATTTGGGTGAAACCGAGGTCGGTTTGCAAGTTGGTCATAGTCGTAATTTCACTCTTTCTCCTGAAACTACTGACTGTGACTCAAATTGTGGGGATTTAGATAGTGAAGTTTCATTAATGCTCATGGAGAATGATTTGGCGCCTTCAGGAGGTCTTTTGG GATCAAATACAGACTTAACAGTACCTGGCGATACGCTGAGGCTGTATTCGAGCATGCCTGTATTAGAGGATGGTTTATCGTCGGGTCATGCCAGCGACACTGACAACAATAACCCAACTGTTATGCTTATGAAAAGGCAAATCACCGAAATTGAAAGAGAAATTAATCAAG GTGTTGGTAAAGTTAAGCCATCAACTAaacccagcgaaaacggagtATCACCCCAATCAGAAAGTATTCCTAAATCACCCACAGACATAAGCAACTGTGTAAATAGTTTCGACGAACCTCTGACGCTTTCACAGACTGACTCTATAG AGAAAACTCCACCCCCGCCAGCCCCCGCACCCCATCGTATGATAGCTGGAGCGGAAAAGACTAACGATGTTGAGGCAGCTATAAAAGATATTAGATTGACACTTCAAAGAACTAAAACCCTCCCCTTGCAGAGACATCCAGGCGAGGAATGCGAGGAGAATGGTACAAGTCCTGTATGGGTTCCAAG CCATTTTAGGCAAAGAGGGCTTTCAACCACAAGCGCCGATTCAGAGCGAAAAGGCGTCAATAGCGGCCCAGACGACG AAGAAAATGACACAGATTTGGAGACAGATAGGCTTTTGGGCCAACAAAGAACAGATGATCAGGGATTTTATGATGAGAAG GATAAAGACAAGAAGAAGGGAAGAAGTAAAGAAG TTCTTATAGAGGGTGTTCTGTTTCGAGCTCGGTATTTGGGCTCGACTCAGCTGGTATGCGAAGGACAACCCACAAAAACTACAAGGATGATGCAAGCTGAAGAGGCAGTTTCCCGTATAAAG GCTCCGGATGGGGAAACTCAACCTAGTACTGAGGTCGATTTATTTATCTCGACTGAAAAGATTATG gttttgAATACTGACTTGAAAGAAATTATGATGGATCACGCTCTGAGGACAATTTCGTACATTGCTGATATCGGAGACTTAGTTGTCTTAATGGCTAGAAGGAGGTTTATTCCTCACGAGGTGGATGACGCTCCAAAGATCAATAGAACCCCAAAGATGATTTGCCATGTTTTTGAGAGTGAGGAAGCTCAGTTTATAGCACAGTCAATTGGCCAAGCTTTCCAG GTTGCATATATGGAATTTTTGAAAGCCAATGGAATTGAAGATCATagttttgttaaagaaatggACTATCAAGAGGTTCTTAATTCTCAGGAAATATTTGGGGACGAATTGCAAATGTTTGCTAAAAAAGAAATGCAGAAAGAG GTGGTTGTTCCTAAAGCAAAAGGGGAAATATTAGGAGTTGTAATAGTGGAATCTGGATGGGGATCCATGCTCCCTACAGTTGTAATAGCAAATTTAGCTCCAGCTGGCGCAGCCGCAAGATGCGGTCAACTCAATATAG GTGATCAAATCATCGCAATAAACGGTGTCAGCCTCGTAGGACTTCCATTATCAACATGTCAAAACTATATCAAGAATTCTAAGAATCAAACCGTAGTCAAATTAACTGTAGTTCCTTGCGCACCAGTAGTTGAGGTAAAGATCAAGAGACCTGACACGAAATATCAGTTAGGATTTAGCGTACAAAACGGTGTG ATATGCAGTTTGCTACGAGGTGGCATAGCCGAGCGAGGGGGTGTTCGTGTCGGTCATAGGATCATAGAAATCAACAATCAGAGCGTTGTTGCAGTTCCacatgaaaaaattgtaaatttattagcGACGTCTGTAGGAGAA attttaatgaAGACAATGCCAACTTCCATGTTCCGTTTATTGACCGGCCAAGAGAATCCGGTTtacatttaa
- the LOC136350765 gene encoding amyloid-beta A4 precursor protein-binding family A member 2-like isoform X6, which produces MTSLTLPLDNIDVSENTEQISKLFPKCRPRSDINLNPILASSKEYDCIDNTSTSTCTVMNAHDENDRWIADSSCKISRDNNSPRYSPDDDCISEHKSSSGTYKLRDSRIIEIAGGRELYSQSRTKAVRKSRSSQYLGEDGEKKTQRLSMKQQGVWELRGKNNEAKKVANPREYTETVFSSEVRLMTHGQESQSSSDQQPSPTNMPYSEDVVVFDDIGDNWNSDNEKQHEHLKSDQSDFTATHTYDSNSIDNDKVTKVIGNLPIAVYEGSPKRYGPRQTGTNNSHMQLPSAQSLLASPSVYPPRPGFPQRIVTSPSPSEREHNIENNSYNQKRNSSPPSTNTTFDYLYEFSETRKVLEEFFKCPPEEENRLGSEFQDLEYELRRQASESGNSYVGKRLAKGLGSEPDFCMRIDSPAKCFTLSNAPLQDNDFQEHENNFLDLSIGTGSSGDLGETEVGLQVGHSRNFTLSPETTDCDSNCGDLDSEVSLMLMENDLAPSGGLLGSNTDLTVPGDTLRLYSSMPVLEDGLSSGHASDTDNNNPTVMLMKRQITEIEREINQGVGKVKPSTKPSENGVSPQSESIPKSPTDISNCVNSFDEPLTLSQTDSIEKTPPPPAPAPHRMIAGAEKTNDVEAAIKDIRLTLQRTKTLPLQRHPGEECEENGTSPVWVPSHFRQRGLSTTSADSERKGVNSGPDDEENDTDLETDRLLGQQRTDDQGFYDEKDKDKKKGRSKEDALQRSVLIEGVLFRARYLGSTQLVCEGQPTKTTRMMQAEEAVSRIKAPDGETQPSTEVDLFISTEKIMVLNTDLKEIMMDHALRTISYIADIGDLVVLMARRRFIPHEVDDAPKINRTPKMICHVFESEEAQFIAQSIGQAFQVAYMEFLKANGIEDHSFVKEMDYQEVLNSQEIFGDELQMFAKKEMQKEVVVPKAKGEILGVVIVESGWGSMLPTVVIANLAPAGAAARCGQLNIGDQIIAINGVSLVGLPLSTCQNYIKNSKNQTVVKLTVVPCAPVVEVKIKRPDTKYQLGFSVQNGVICSLLRGGIAERGGVRVGHRIIEINNQSVVAVPHEKIVNLLATSVGEILMKTMPTSMFRLLTGQENPVYI; this is translated from the exons ATGACCAGCCTGACTCTGCCCCTGGATAATATTGATGTGAGTGAAAATACTGAGCAAATTAGTAAATTGTTCCCTAAGTGCAGGCCCAGGagtgatattaatttaaatcccATTCTTGCTTCGTCGAAGGAATATGATTGTATTGACAATACATCTACAAGCACTTGCACTGTAATGAATGCCCATGATGAAAATGATAG ATGGATAGCAGATAGTTCCTGTAAAATTAGTAGAGACAATAACTCTCCAAGATACTCCCCAGATGATGATTGTATATCAGAGCACAAGTCATCTAGTGGCACTTATAAATTAAGAGACTCTAG gatAATTGAAATAGCAGGTGGTAGAGAATTGTACTCTCAAAGTAGAACAAAAGCTGTAAGAAAGTCTAGAAGTAGTCAATATTTAGGTGAGGATGGAGAAAAGAAAACACAAAGATTATCAATGAAGCAACAAGGAGTATGGGAATTacgtggaaaaaataatgaagccaaaaag gTTGCGAATCCTCGTGAGTATACAGAAACGGTATTCTCATCTGAAGTGCGTCTTATGACGCATGGTCAGGAATCTCAAAGCTCGTCTGATCAGCAACCAAGTCCTACAAACATGCCCTATTCTGAAGATGTTGTAGTGTTTGATGATATAGGTGATAATTGGAATAGCGATAATGAAAAGCAGCATGAACATCTTAAATCAGATCAAAGTGATTTCACTGCCACTCATACATATGATTCAAATAGCATTGACAATGATAAAGTAACTAAG GTAATTGGTAATTTGCCAATAGCCGTGTATGAAGGCTCTCCTAAAAGGTATGGGCCAAGACAAACGGGGACTAATAATTCCCACATGCAGTTGCCTAGTGCACAGAGTTTACTTGCTTCCCCAAGTGTGTATCCTCCAAGACCTGGATTTCCTCAAAGAATTGTAACTAGTCCTAGTCCAAGTGAAAGGGAGcacaatattgaaaataattcttatAAT CAGAAACGAAATAGTTCTCCACCATCGACAAATACGACATTCGATTATTTATATGAATTCTCAGAAACCAGAAAGGTTttggaagaattttttaaatgtccccCCGAAGAAGAGAATAGACTTGGAAGCGAATTTCAGGATTTAGAATACGAGTTAAGAAGACAGGCAAGTGAATCTGGAAATTCATATGTAGGAAAAAGATTAGCTAAAGGTCTCGGCAGTGAACCCGATTTTTGCATGCGAATTGATTCACCTGCGAAATGTTTTACGTTATCCAATGCTCCCTTGCAG GATAATGATTTTCAAGAgcatgaaaacaattttcttgatCTTTCAATCGGTACGGGTTCTAGTGGTGATTTGGGTGAAACCGAGGTCGGTTTGCAAGTTGGTCATAGTCGTAATTTCACTCTTTCTCCTGAAACTACTGACTGTGACTCAAATTGTGGGGATTTAGATAGTGAAGTTTCATTAATGCTCATGGAGAATGATTTGGCGCCTTCAGGAGGTCTTTTGG GATCAAATACAGACTTAACAGTACCTGGCGATACGCTGAGGCTGTATTCGAGCATGCCTGTATTAGAGGATGGTTTATCGTCGGGTCATGCCAGCGACACTGACAACAATAACCCAACTGTTATGCTTATGAAAAGGCAAATCACCGAAATTGAAAGAGAAATTAATCAAG GTGTTGGTAAAGTTAAGCCATCAACTAaacccagcgaaaacggagtATCACCCCAATCAGAAAGTATTCCTAAATCACCCACAGACATAAGCAACTGTGTAAATAGTTTCGACGAACCTCTGACGCTTTCACAGACTGACTCTATAG AGAAAACTCCACCCCCGCCAGCCCCCGCACCCCATCGTATGATAGCTGGAGCGGAAAAGACTAACGATGTTGAGGCAGCTATAAAAGATATTAGATTGACACTTCAAAGAACTAAAACCCTCCCCTTGCAGAGACATCCAGGCGAGGAATGCGAGGAGAATGGTACAAGTCCTGTATGGGTTCCAAG CCATTTTAGGCAAAGAGGGCTTTCAACCACAAGCGCCGATTCAGAGCGAAAAGGCGTCAATAGCGGCCCAGACGACG AAGAAAATGACACAGATTTGGAGACAGATAGGCTTTTGGGCCAACAAAGAACAGATGATCAGGGATTTTATGATGAGAAG GATAAAGACAAGAAGAAGGGAAGAAGTAAAGAAG ACGCGCTTCAACGTTCAGTTCTTATAGAGGGTGTTCTGTTTCGAGCTCGGTATTTGGGCTCGACTCAGCTGGTATGCGAAGGACAACCCACAAAAACTACAAGGATGATGCAAGCTGAAGAGGCAGTTTCCCGTATAAAG GCTCCGGATGGGGAAACTCAACCTAGTACTGAGGTCGATTTATTTATCTCGACTGAAAAGATTATG gttttgAATACTGACTTGAAAGAAATTATGATGGATCACGCTCTGAGGACAATTTCGTACATTGCTGATATCGGAGACTTAGTTGTCTTAATGGCTAGAAGGAGGTTTATTCCTCACGAGGTGGATGACGCTCCAAAGATCAATAGAACCCCAAAGATGATTTGCCATGTTTTTGAGAGTGAGGAAGCTCAGTTTATAGCACAGTCAATTGGCCAAGCTTTCCAG GTTGCATATATGGAATTTTTGAAAGCCAATGGAATTGAAGATCATagttttgttaaagaaatggACTATCAAGAGGTTCTTAATTCTCAGGAAATATTTGGGGACGAATTGCAAATGTTTGCTAAAAAAGAAATGCAGAAAGAG GTGGTTGTTCCTAAAGCAAAAGGGGAAATATTAGGAGTTGTAATAGTGGAATCTGGATGGGGATCCATGCTCCCTACAGTTGTAATAGCAAATTTAGCTCCAGCTGGCGCAGCCGCAAGATGCGGTCAACTCAATATAG GTGATCAAATCATCGCAATAAACGGTGTCAGCCTCGTAGGACTTCCATTATCAACATGTCAAAACTATATCAAGAATTCTAAGAATCAAACCGTAGTCAAATTAACTGTAGTTCCTTGCGCACCAGTAGTTGAGGTAAAGATCAAGAGACCTGACACGAAATATCAGTTAGGATTTAGCGTACAAAACGGTGTG ATATGCAGTTTGCTACGAGGTGGCATAGCCGAGCGAGGGGGTGTTCGTGTCGGTCATAGGATCATAGAAATCAACAATCAGAGCGTTGTTGCAGTTCCacatgaaaaaattgtaaatttattagcGACGTCTGTAGGAGAA attttaatgaAGACAATGCCAACTTCCATGTTCCGTTTATTGACCGGCCAAGAGAATCCGGTTtacatttaa
- the LOC136350765 gene encoding uncharacterized protein isoform X3 translates to MTSLTLPLDNIDVSENTEQISKLFPKCRPRSDINLNPILASSKEYDCIDNTSTSTCTVMNAHDENDRWIADSSCKISRDNNSPRYSPDDDCISEHKSSSGTYKLRDSRIIEIAGGRELYSQSRTKAVRKSRSSQYLGEDGEKKTQRLSMKQQGVWELRGKNNEAKKVANPREYTETVFSSEVRLMTHGQESQSSSDQQPSPTNMPYSEDVVVFDDIGDNWNSDNEKQHEHLKSDQSDFTATHTYDSNSIDNDKVTKVIGNLPIAVYEGSPKRYGPRQTGTNNSHMQLPSAQSLLASPSVYPPRPGFPQRIVTSPSPSEREHNIENNSYNQKRNSSPPSTNTTFDYLYEFSETRKVLEEFFKCPPEEENRLGSEFQDLEYELRRQASESGNSYVGKRLAKGLGSEPDFCMRIDSPAKCFTLSNAPLQDNDFQEHENNFLDLSIGTGSSGDLGETEVGLQVGHSRNFTLSPETTDCDSNCGDLDSEVSLMLMENDLAPSGGLLGSNTDLTVPGDTLRLYSSMPVLEDGLSSGHASDTDNNNPTVMLMKRQITEIEREINQGVGKVKPSTKPSENGVSPQSESIPKSPTDISNCVNSFDEPLTLSQTDSIEKTPPPPAPAPHRMIAGAEKTNDVEAAIKDIRLTLQRTKTLPLQRHPGEECEENGTSPVWVPSHFRQRGLSTTSADSERKGVNSGPDDENDTDLETDRLLGQQRTDDQGFYDEKDWRKPKSRTIMPQIGHANPKQLLSSLDESSIPLVPSSDIQNSPPPSPSAASDKSQSPQSQKGSVSSNKTKKDKDKKKGRSKEDALQRSVLIEGVLFRARYLGSTQLVCEGQPTKTTRMMQAEEAVSRIKAPDGETQPSTEVDLFISTEKIMVLNTDLKEIMMDHALRTISYIADIGDLVVLMARRRFIPHEVDDAPKINRTPKMICHVFESEEAQFIAQSIGQAFQVAYMEFLKANGIEDHSFVKEMDYQEVLNSQEIFGDELQMFAKKEMQKEVVVPKAKGEILGVVIVESGWGSMLPTVVIANLAPAGAAARCGQLNIGDQIIAINGVSLVGLPLSTCQNYIKNSKNQTVVKLTVVPCAPVVEVKIKRPDTKYQLGFSVQNGVICSLLRGGIAERGGVRVGHRIIEINNQSVVAVPHEKIVNLLATSVGEILMKTMPTSMFRLLTGQENPVYI, encoded by the exons ATGACCAGCCTGACTCTGCCCCTGGATAATATTGATGTGAGTGAAAATACTGAGCAAATTAGTAAATTGTTCCCTAAGTGCAGGCCCAGGagtgatattaatttaaatcccATTCTTGCTTCGTCGAAGGAATATGATTGTATTGACAATACATCTACAAGCACTTGCACTGTAATGAATGCCCATGATGAAAATGATAG ATGGATAGCAGATAGTTCCTGTAAAATTAGTAGAGACAATAACTCTCCAAGATACTCCCCAGATGATGATTGTATATCAGAGCACAAGTCATCTAGTGGCACTTATAAATTAAGAGACTCTAG gatAATTGAAATAGCAGGTGGTAGAGAATTGTACTCTCAAAGTAGAACAAAAGCTGTAAGAAAGTCTAGAAGTAGTCAATATTTAGGTGAGGATGGAGAAAAGAAAACACAAAGATTATCAATGAAGCAACAAGGAGTATGGGAATTacgtggaaaaaataatgaagccaaaaag gTTGCGAATCCTCGTGAGTATACAGAAACGGTATTCTCATCTGAAGTGCGTCTTATGACGCATGGTCAGGAATCTCAAAGCTCGTCTGATCAGCAACCAAGTCCTACAAACATGCCCTATTCTGAAGATGTTGTAGTGTTTGATGATATAGGTGATAATTGGAATAGCGATAATGAAAAGCAGCATGAACATCTTAAATCAGATCAAAGTGATTTCACTGCCACTCATACATATGATTCAAATAGCATTGACAATGATAAAGTAACTAAG GTAATTGGTAATTTGCCAATAGCCGTGTATGAAGGCTCTCCTAAAAGGTATGGGCCAAGACAAACGGGGACTAATAATTCCCACATGCAGTTGCCTAGTGCACAGAGTTTACTTGCTTCCCCAAGTGTGTATCCTCCAAGACCTGGATTTCCTCAAAGAATTGTAACTAGTCCTAGTCCAAGTGAAAGGGAGcacaatattgaaaataattcttatAAT CAGAAACGAAATAGTTCTCCACCATCGACAAATACGACATTCGATTATTTATATGAATTCTCAGAAACCAGAAAGGTTttggaagaattttttaaatgtccccCCGAAGAAGAGAATAGACTTGGAAGCGAATTTCAGGATTTAGAATACGAGTTAAGAAGACAGGCAAGTGAATCTGGAAATTCATATGTAGGAAAAAGATTAGCTAAAGGTCTCGGCAGTGAACCCGATTTTTGCATGCGAATTGATTCACCTGCGAAATGTTTTACGTTATCCAATGCTCCCTTGCAG GATAATGATTTTCAAGAgcatgaaaacaattttcttgatCTTTCAATCGGTACGGGTTCTAGTGGTGATTTGGGTGAAACCGAGGTCGGTTTGCAAGTTGGTCATAGTCGTAATTTCACTCTTTCTCCTGAAACTACTGACTGTGACTCAAATTGTGGGGATTTAGATAGTGAAGTTTCATTAATGCTCATGGAGAATGATTTGGCGCCTTCAGGAGGTCTTTTGG GATCAAATACAGACTTAACAGTACCTGGCGATACGCTGAGGCTGTATTCGAGCATGCCTGTATTAGAGGATGGTTTATCGTCGGGTCATGCCAGCGACACTGACAACAATAACCCAACTGTTATGCTTATGAAAAGGCAAATCACCGAAATTGAAAGAGAAATTAATCAAG GTGTTGGTAAAGTTAAGCCATCAACTAaacccagcgaaaacggagtATCACCCCAATCAGAAAGTATTCCTAAATCACCCACAGACATAAGCAACTGTGTAAATAGTTTCGACGAACCTCTGACGCTTTCACAGACTGACTCTATAG AGAAAACTCCACCCCCGCCAGCCCCCGCACCCCATCGTATGATAGCTGGAGCGGAAAAGACTAACGATGTTGAGGCAGCTATAAAAGATATTAGATTGACACTTCAAAGAACTAAAACCCTCCCCTTGCAGAGACATCCAGGCGAGGAATGCGAGGAGAATGGTACAAGTCCTGTATGGGTTCCAAG CCATTTTAGGCAAAGAGGGCTTTCAACCACAAGCGCCGATTCAGAGCGAAAAGGCGTCAATAGCGGCCCAGACGACG AAAATGACACAGATTTGGAGACAGATAGGCTTTTGGGCCAACAAAGAACAGATGATCAGGGATTTTATGATGAGAAG GATTGGAGAAAACCTAAAAGTCGAACAATAATGCCACAAATCGGCCATGCCAACCCGAAACAATTGCTCAGTTCCCTTGACGAAAGCTCGATTCCATTAGTCCCGTCCTCTGATATACAAAACTCCCCACCTCCATCTCCTTCGGCCGCGTCTGACAAAAGCCAATCACCTCAAAGTCAAAAGGGATCGGTGTCTTcgaataaaactaaaaag GATAAAGACAAGAAGAAGGGAAGAAGTAAAGAAG ACGCGCTTCAACGTTCAGTTCTTATAGAGGGTGTTCTGTTTCGAGCTCGGTATTTGGGCTCGACTCAGCTGGTATGCGAAGGACAACCCACAAAAACTACAAGGATGATGCAAGCTGAAGAGGCAGTTTCCCGTATAAAG GCTCCGGATGGGGAAACTCAACCTAGTACTGAGGTCGATTTATTTATCTCGACTGAAAAGATTATG gttttgAATACTGACTTGAAAGAAATTATGATGGATCACGCTCTGAGGACAATTTCGTACATTGCTGATATCGGAGACTTAGTTGTCTTAATGGCTAGAAGGAGGTTTATTCCTCACGAGGTGGATGACGCTCCAAAGATCAATAGAACCCCAAAGATGATTTGCCATGTTTTTGAGAGTGAGGAAGCTCAGTTTATAGCACAGTCAATTGGCCAAGCTTTCCAG GTTGCATATATGGAATTTTTGAAAGCCAATGGAATTGAAGATCATagttttgttaaagaaatggACTATCAAGAGGTTCTTAATTCTCAGGAAATATTTGGGGACGAATTGCAAATGTTTGCTAAAAAAGAAATGCAGAAAGAG GTGGTTGTTCCTAAAGCAAAAGGGGAAATATTAGGAGTTGTAATAGTGGAATCTGGATGGGGATCCATGCTCCCTACAGTTGTAATAGCAAATTTAGCTCCAGCTGGCGCAGCCGCAAGATGCGGTCAACTCAATATAG GTGATCAAATCATCGCAATAAACGGTGTCAGCCTCGTAGGACTTCCATTATCAACATGTCAAAACTATATCAAGAATTCTAAGAATCAAACCGTAGTCAAATTAACTGTAGTTCCTTGCGCACCAGTAGTTGAGGTAAAGATCAAGAGACCTGACACGAAATATCAGTTAGGATTTAGCGTACAAAACGGTGTG ATATGCAGTTTGCTACGAGGTGGCATAGCCGAGCGAGGGGGTGTTCGTGTCGGTCATAGGATCATAGAAATCAACAATCAGAGCGTTGTTGCAGTTCCacatgaaaaaattgtaaatttattagcGACGTCTGTAGGAGAA attttaatgaAGACAATGCCAACTTCCATGTTCCGTTTATTGACCGGCCAAGAGAATCCGGTTtacatttaa